The Melanotaenia boesemani isolate fMelBoe1 chromosome 8, fMelBoe1.pri, whole genome shotgun sequence DNA window attcattctatttttattttcaggacAGCCTAAGTTGTTTGCTTCTGAGGCAGAAATTACACAAGATTAATGTATCGATagatctgcacatcattctctcaaggtCGGGCTTACAAAAGAagaatattggcattgaaacaaactcacaacataaatatttacatattttttctccAGCTGTTCTTTTGCTCTTTACAGTTATTTCTGCTATTATTTACCTACTATTCTCACAAAACCAACTACAACTCTGCTCGTTTTTGGtaccaccgtgcatcagaaatgtcttcttggctttattccagagGAGcattacttttcttcttttcacacacacatagaactttctgctcactggttgatctttggctgctcctgattggacgttaccgtcaatctaagctctctgattggtggaaagtttgacaggaagtggcctCATCATAATTTCCATGGAaaaaatagaggtctcttagcaacatagtactgatattgaatgaaataaaatgtaataatcatgttatcatggatcactgaTTGTGTATTTAACGTATAGAatgtctgaataaacactacattttgtggctaGATTGTAAACTTCCTGGATGCAGTTACACACTACCTTTCCTGAGAAATCTTCggcaataaaagcaataatGCTGGGGGGCGCCAACTCTCTGGCAGTTTTAAGGGATAATTTGACCTATAAAATGAACAATTcaagtgaaaaataaacaaatctctTAGGCAAAAAAAtatcagagaaaataaaaaccacacaaTAAACTGTTTGCTTAAGTGTGGAGTCTCTGACACTAAAACTTTgttgaagcagcttttaattgaATCCCAGCATTTACAGTAATAATACTTTTATTACCAGTCtaggaagtgaggagaccagttgctggagttttaggagaggaatgttgtcccattctggtttgatgcaggattctagctgctctacagtcctggaccttggttgctggatttctgcttccatgatgctccagatgttgtgtattggtggaaggtctggactgcaggcaggccagttcagcagctggactcttctcctgtgaagccatgctgctgtgtaTCATCACTAATATCCTGAATGGATTCGATTTGATTCACAGCAGCCTGTTTCGATTCAGTTTCGATTAAATCAAATtcagttttgatttatttacaggtaATTGTAACAgcacctatttttcttgaatgtGAAAgatctaaatattcttaaactTAAGAGCTTGATTAAAATGTTGACGTTaacaaaacctacaaagaaaattttattcattcctaaaataaatacaaactattttttatttattgttattaattcaGAACgttttttctattatatcatgttttttttctccacaataatcaattaatccAACACccagctgctcacctcctttcccaggggccacctggacatgttcaggtggggtggggagggtGGGGGTCTGGCtgcatctgcttcggctgctctcgtgtctgttcggaacatgcatgatttttttagcagagcagcttgctaatcgtCTGCCTGCgttgattatttgactaaaatgacagtgaaatgaataaaatccagagttttcttcagaaatatgagctaatatgggagcaaagtgagctagcttatatggacaaagtttagaagagattTTTTAGAGCTACAGGGAAAGTCTCCAAGATCAACCAGTTGATCGTGATCAGCAGGTTGGCGACCACTGGtgtatatgctaagatctcgctGGGCCACGGTACGTCACGAGAAAGTGGGGTCTAACAAGTTTAAGGAATCAGTATTGGATTAATATAATTATCAGTTCAAATTGGTTAAtcgatttatttttaaaacccagCTCTAGAAGCCACGTTGTTGTGTTAAATGCAGTATGTGGTTATccttgtcttgctgaaatctgtaAGGCCTTGTAGAGAAGAGATGTtgtggatgggagcagatgttgtaCTAAAACCTTATATACCTTTTCAGATGTGATAGTTGCCACTTTTAAAGATACTATTGAACTCTCCAAACTATACGGCATATTTCTAATTCCTGTTGAAACATTTTCAATATTTCCCAGTTTGTGCTGCAGCTAACTCGTGGTCTTTTATTCTTCATTGTGTCTGTTAGACCCAGTTCACAAAATCACTATAATATTTGCATTATCAACTGTTGCTGCTAAACAAAGCTAATTATTAGTTACTTCTGTAACTAATGGTAACTAATAGTGATGTAATTTGAGTAGCTGTTTTCTCATCTGTTAGCACACAGCATCTCTGTGCTGCCTCACCCCACTGGTTTATAAACACAAAGCCACTATACTCAGTAGCAGGACTGATGACTGAGTATTACTGAGGTTGATAAGCATGGCAGCGAGCTGAGAACAGCACAGTGTTTATAGTAAAGCAGGAGGGACGGCCCATCGGCTCTGGGGTAGGTTGTAGGTGCAGCAGGAGACGGTTTTTCATTCAGTTGGAAAAGTGCTGACTGGGAGCAGTGGGGTGAGAAGGCTACTTTTAGCTTTGCCTGCAGAGGGAAACTCCTGCTTGGAGAAGGAAGAGCATGCATGAGAGGGATAAAAGggctgtgtgtgtttagatACAGAAAGGAGAACTAGTAGTCTGGCTTGTGGTTGGAGCCAAGGTCTTTGAACTCTTTTGTTCAAAGGTGCAGACATCTGTCTGCTTTTCTACAATTCAGTTATTTATCAGCTGGTATATGAAGTCAGAAGCCAGGCTGCAGATGTCTCAgtggtttttctgctttttaaatgaacacaAGAACTGATACAGgctatttaacattaaaatagaATTTTGCAGAGTTCATTGATTGTTTGTctataataacatttaaataCTGCAGATAACACAGTAAGCAAACACAATACATGcagctatttttctttttaatactgtttctcactaaaatatatcaaaaaaggaaaatgttctGTATGAATTAACATTAAACTGGTCTGACATGATGACAACAAAAATGATGAGTGCATGCATTGTGAAGAAATGTGATTAGCGTTATCAAAAGAGTTGGGTTTGGGTTCATGGACGTCTGAAGGGTTataagtttgacaggaagttaGTTCGTTAAGTCCGTCTATAATcgcttgaaaaaataaaatagcaccAAGCCGCTGACAGTCGTCTCGCTGCCTTGTCATAAACTCCAGTGAGTTTTTTCAAAGTGTCAGGAACTGGCTGTCATGTGCATATGTTTGCtttggttttatctttttattcctGTATGAATTTAATAAAGAGATAATAAGCTTTCTTTGTACCACACGTTTGTGTCTCGTCTTTATAATCCTCTAATCTGCGGTGGTCCAATGTGCACGTTTACTCCATGTTTACAAAGGTGTAATTACAACATTACACTAAAATCTACCTGCAGCCTTAATGATTGACCTAATGCATATGCCTTAAGAAAACTTGTGTAGTTGCcagtaggcctgtcacgataacaaatttagctgtacgataaattttctcagaaattatcgcgataaacgataatattgcgcaaagcgctaatgtgtcattttgagaccattctcaactaatataataataataatgcaagtacacattttcaaagatcaataaactaaataaataaaagcgcctttttcacataagccgggacgccggcccaaaagtaatgcagcccactgggaatcctcccaaacctctcgattagccggcattgctcttaatgtgtattttgtcaaatacgctagtgTTAACCATTCCCGCTTCTTATCCGCCGATAGTAGTCGGAGGACACGGGGGAGATCCGTCCTCTCCAGGGCCGAAGTGGAGTTGGCTTCGGGGTTAACTCCCAATTACTCTCTTCTCTCGCCGCTCACGGCGTggagcaccataaaaaaaaggaaacagcggttgtgctgagaaacggctttattataacgcaccgttattgtttttcctgactgttctgcctaaccgctccgtctcttctcttcacaccttttcttcttctgctactcTCGTTCCTCAtaagctcttcttctcctccctctgcgctcacgctcactctcacgcgcactgagctgctggatcgcacacacaaagttagacacatcgcacaacactagtatataggctgactctatttgcgtaatgtgcctgcggattacaggggttattacggtagaccaggaagtgggggctttgtactgacgtcgtaagctagatgtgtgtgttctgcttacatgtggggagcagcgaaatgataaaagaggaggtgcttgcatctattatttctccattcgacttatttacatatttcagcatgagaatcggaggtttagcgcgagagcgtgagaagccacttaaatgcgcaagtctcacggccattgcgtgttggcagccctgcaaaacaaatgcggcttaccggctcgtgctgcaacatgctgctgtcaagtatgacaccagagagatcactccgcaagaaaccagagcgttgagtcgaaatacgccatagtgaaacctattgtcatacacagtttatggtaaaggggggactaataaaaattatcgcggccggcaaacttatcgtgctcttattttcttatcgttcaattaattgacttattgcttatcgcgacaggcctagttGCCAGGTGAATTTCTGATTGATCTCTAGCAATGAAATTCGGGAGGTGTTTTTCAAAGAATTTTGGAATTCTAGAGTTTCATCTATATCCAGTTTATATTGACTGTGTGAGAGGTTTTTGTTACGTTGGGATTAACTTCAAAATAGACTTGCGTTATAACCATGTTTTTACACCACCTGTTTtgaattaaagtgaaaaaaattgcCTGTAATTTCCAATTTCTTTGCAGGAAAAGtttgataaaaataacaatCACAAAATTGTCCCCCTTTTGCCCCTCCCCCACTGACCTCTGTCGTGACCCTTAACAACAAATTAACCTCCTCGTGTCATGGCTGCAAACAGGTGAAGTTTGATTTGTAGTTAGCAAGGACCTCTTTTAGTCAGATTGGTTTTCCAGGAGTGTCACAGACACTTAaatctttacataaaaaaattaaataaactcgtaaaaagccataaaactgatattttaaatCCTTGGTCATGGAAGGATAAAACCAGGATATCCATATTTCTTTCTGTTGGTAAGGGATCAAATATTATGTTTGATTCAATTCTAGTagatttatctatttcatttaGTTTCCCAGAATAACAACTATGCGTCACGGCCCCAGTCAGAGAAGATACGAAATTTTCATAATTTCTGGTAAACCTCAGGATTGGAGGCCAAGTGTGCATGTGCATATATAGAGTTTAGCAAACAGCTGATCTGTCATTGTGCAGTTAACTAAACAGAAGGCTTTGGATGTGTAAAAAGCTTTATCCTTGCCAATCTCTTATCACCTCATGTCAGTCAAGAGTGAACTGCAGCCGGGAATACCTAAAGCCCTCAAGCAGTTTATTCCAGCAGTGCTAGGTTATCAGAAAAGTTGCTCCAGTGTAAAAAGCCTCAGATAGTCATTGAAAAGACCACACATAATGTACAGTTGACAGGACCAACTCTTCTTTCAGCTTTTAATGGATGCCTTTGCGTTTGTCGGCAGCTAATTTAAGAGTTTTCTTTGGGTCTGAGCCACCATGTAGTAACAGTTTGAGACTCGCACATGGGTTTTCATCTCTGAATGTTGGTGTTAATGGCATTGACTCATAATGGCTCCCTGTTCTTGGCACTTTGAACTCTGCACTAATGAATCGCATGTGTGCGGGTGGGTTGTGAGTGTAAGGTACAGCAGAGCGGTGGGCCTCGCTGCTCTGTGCAGTAGGTGGTCCTAGCTGCTGGTGTGTGTTGTGCTGTAAAGGGTGGTATTTCTTCTGATCCTTGGAGGGGTTTGTTTTCTATATGCACATGGTGGTGCTTAATGCCACACACTCGAGCTCAGTCATCGGTGCCCTCCCATAGAGCTTCGCTCAGACGGATGTTGACGGCAAAAGCTGGCATCACATCACAGAGACTGCACAGTCTGAAGAGACCAGGTTTGGATACTTTGCTTGCAATGCTGGTGAGACTTGAGGCTTACCTTTTCCTTCTACTCCAcattctggttaaactggttactTTGGCACTAGGGATGTCACCAttatagattttcttggtacaaTCATTGGCAGAAATAATCATAATTattatgaattaattaattttctaacACTATAATTgtataaaatcacatgaacacttGTTATACAtcttaaacttaattttttttctattcttggATGCCAACAGATattatagaaaacaaaaataacaaaaaaaaaacaaaaaacatgaagtCTCATTCCAACTAAACCCCCTCTTCTGTGTAGAGAATAAATAAGTCCTACATATGAACTCATGTACAAGGCATTGCACACTGAAAGAAGGTATCGAATTCACGCCAAGTTAATCATGTCGCTGTAAGTCCAACTGCAGTCAAACGGTTACAAAATTGGTGGTGAAACATATTGAATGTATTTCCTGCTTTTACTGCAACTTTTCAGTGTCATActttacaggctggtgagccATCCACAATATCTTGGTCAATTTttccaaaaccaaagaaatttgtttgtttAGAAGGAATAGCTCTTCCTCTGCGGTACTGTCCCACTCCAACACACTTCTTCTGCAACttacaaagaacaaaaactaaagcaaCATGTCGTGTTATGCAACTTCATTTTCGTTCCATAATCGTCTTTAGTTGAAGCAGAATAGTTGGATATTTATTCAGCCTTAAATTGCAGAAATCCTGGATGTTAACTGCACACTTTTCTATGAAAACACCCTCGTTTGACCCAACAGTCCGGGAAATCATTTGGGGtgttaaaatacataaatgatcaGTGATCAACGATCAAATAACATTGATGCAAAGTAGGGCTGCACGATTAATCGTTAAAAAATCTCGATCTCGATCCACACATACACGTGATCTCATTTCTAACAACAACGATTCTGAAGCATTTTTAATCACTGCTGCGTCACAAATAAACGTTTCGATTTTTTCCCCGAATTTTTTAAAGCGCCCTCAAACGCAGCACTACCGCTGCCTCCCCACCCCCTAACCAATGGTAAAGCGTTATTACTTCAGTGGAGCAAGCCCACCTGCAGTTAGCTGGTTTTTCAAAAAAGCGAGCGAGACGAGAGTAAAGCAAAGCGGAGTTCAGTCTGCAGCTGGGGGTTGAATGGATGACGAAGAGATACCAGGAGGTAGCGGCGACATTCACCCGCCCGCCCGAACCGAGCTAGTACCTGTGTATTCCTGCTACAAGCTCACCTTCTGAACGGCTGTTCAGTACAGGGGGAAACATTGTGACATGTCACCGCTCATCACTGAAGCCCCAACATGTTGACAGACTTGTATTTTTGGCCAAGAATCTTTAAGCCAATTCTGAAGTTATATTTTCATGGCCATGCATACGCTTTACGTTCTTAGAAATCtaactgtttaatttatatatgaTAAGGGGAATATGTTATCagcctctctctttttttttaccttttgtggAAATAGTCTTTCTTCCAAATGATAGAACTACAACTATGCATCTGCCAAAGAAATGCTCCAACAAAGCTCTCATGCAAACACAAGCtttttttgaatatttttttcaatagattgttttgtttaagtttatttgtgcAATAAATATTATGTGGACAAAAAAATCCTGACAGAATCGTGATCTcaattttaagcaaaaaaatCGTGATTCACATTTTTCCCAGAATCGTGCAGCCCTAATGCAAAGTGAAAATATTGATCAAACATTGAGACATTTATGAGACGCAGAATTGTCTCCATTTGGTTTGTTAGCATAAAGGCTGAATagtcttgctctgtcccttactctcttttcctctcttcttcaaTAATGTCCTGCATTTcattgatgaatcagccacactgcacattaaaaacagcatgtgtgttgatatccagttgctagcgtgtAACGTGGTGTGTAAAatgaaactcagctgtaaagtgatgcatcattctggaagaaaaaaatgtgaagtgCGATTTCTCTGCTTCGGtatgctgcagggcaacgacGACGCCAggaatgtttattttacacatcACTGGGCCATCAAAACCAACAAGGTACTAGACattggttttattattaattcaaaACACCAGCAAACGTTCTTCATATTAGCTTTTCTACCTTAGACAAACCTAACTTCAGACCTACTGTAAGATTAGGCTACATGTACAGGTAGCGAAAAATCACACATTCTTTTTTGTCGACTCAAATTCTGCATCACAGCTTTTAGAACAGAGCTGCcattattatttcatgttttaatatgatgTAGTTATTTAGTGGCACCTCTTTCCTTCCGTGTTGCTACCTTCTGTCCTTGCAGCTCCCTCCTCGCTTCCCTCTTCAGTTTCAAAACAAAGGTCATTCGGGCTGCTGTCGCGTTACCTTGTGCTGTATTCAATGTAGTTGGACACCCGAAATTGATGCTCATCAATGTCAGATTTTCCACAAGTATTATTCCTTGAATTTGATGCTGCCAGCTGGGGAGGCAGCAGGGTGGCAAGGCTTTGATTTCGGGCaagggtgcccaagtccagtcctcaagatctactgtCCTGAgtcaaatgaatggcttgttaccaggcGTCTACAGAGCtaaatgacatgtggatgagggaattgagCCGTTTGATTCAGAtgtattggagaagggttgcatctaaaagttccaggattgtagatctcgaggactgaacttgggcacccctgattcAGGGTGTCAGTGGGCACCCTGTGCCACCTCAGTAGATCCGGCCATTGTGTCAATTGAACACAGTGTAAGTTTAACagtaaatttacagtaaaattgTGTaagtacacagaaaaaaaattagagtACAGGTTACAATTGTTGTGGGCTTGACTCAAAACATCTGGGGCTGAAGCCCCGAGAAACTGGGCTGGCGACGCCACTGATAGGAGCATTTCAGCAGAACAGACGTCTGCTGTCAGACCAGCTGCTCAGAGTGTGATTTACAATCTGTTCAGATTTACATTAGCACTTCTGATCTATGATTAACaatccagttttcttttaatcatcCAGAAGCTCTAATGACTGTTAACTGCTCAGCCTTTAATTTGAGTCTGGGATTATTAGCCCTCCATGCTTTGCTGGGATCCTTTTCAAGGGAAAAGTTGGGGCTAATTTTCCCTGCGGTTCTGTTGGCATTAATTGTGTAATCTCATTCATTGTTGCATTTGAGCTGCACTTTATTGATcttgtttgtatattttaaaatttataaacCGCCCTGAGAGCAGGAAAATATGTCTGCAGAGAAATTGTGGAAGCAGGAGGAGTAGAAATTCAACTAATTGTTCTTTAGGTGAAACATCTTCCTACTGATTTCCGTTCAGTAAAGAAAGTCACAGAGCTCCTGGATAAAAATGACCGGCCCTGTCactgaatacattttttaaccCTGAAAGCTGACCTCTTAAGGCTTTTTTCAGAGTTGAACATCAGACATTATACTTGGAAAGAATCCTGtttgcagatgttttctgtaaCTGAAGCTCACATACTGAATGATGCAACTGACCAAAATGTGTCTATGCTGTCCATACATTTTAAACTTCAAATGTTTCCTCATGGTACATATCCCACTAACATGTTATAAATCAGACTTAACATGGATTCATTCCTTTATCTTTATATGGAAATGAAACTCTGTAATCAGGCGTTCCCtgagagaaaatgaagaatttcctttccgtttttttttttgtcttattctACCCTTTGTCCCTGAAATGAAGAGCAAGCTAGTCTACCCATCAGACACTGTCTACAAGGAATGCATCCTACAGGGGAAACAGAGGGCAGACACAAGATTATTGAATAAACACGCTGTCCTTTCAGAAGTTCATGTATCTTAtcttattgcttttatttatttttactttgctgAGGCTTAATTACACAATATTTTACACTTAGAAATAATGATGCACCAACATGTTAAAGTGTATTGTAATTATTCAGcttcatgtttatatttacaaatcAAAGCAGCACAAAAGACATCTAGAATACTCTTAagacatgaaattaaattaaattaaatcaggtAAAATACAAAATCATAATACCTGATAAAGTAGACATTGGGTTTATGGGTACTCATGGTTGAAGAAGGGCCCAGCTTGAGAGGCTCATTTCCACAATCTGTGAGACATTGTAAGATAATGACAGATTGGTGcagcaaattttaaaaaataataatttgtgttaagacaaaaaacaaaaatcctgaCTCTGCAATGATGTAGATTACACAACCAACTTCTTAGAAACTGTACCCAAAGCTTCCTGTTTTACCATGAAGAAGTAGTTTTGGTAAAAGCAAATGTGTGTCCCAAGGTTGCAGAACTGTTGCAGGAAGTGTTGTGTTTTCATGAGGGACGCAGACAAATGGCTGTAAAAGTAAGCATGTAAGCAGGAGAGTGATACTGGAGCCAGAGCTCCCACGTGGACTGTACGATGTGTCCAGGCTTGTTCCCATCCAGTCTGGTAATaattaacaggaagtggaagcACAGCTCAGACACTCTGCTGTGCTTTACTCCCACACCTACATCAGACCCTTACAGATCATATCTTTATAACACTGAAATCTTTGTGTTGCCATAGTGTTTCTACTGTTTATATTCATCATTTAAACAAATGCCACATGCAGTAATACAGGACATGTTTAGAAAGCAGAGCATGTTTTACTTGCTGTTGTGAAGAAAACATGTCATCATTCTTTCACCTCACCACATCTTTCTTTGACATGTGAAACATGCTGCACGTTGTCACCTCATTCTTCACATTCTTACTCAAGCTATCCCTTGTTCTTCATTACAGCATTGCGTTGCCCAGGATGTCGTCAAAGCTTCACAGCTCCAACAACATAGCCCTCGCCCGGCGAACGGTGCAGCAGCTGAGAATAGAGGCGAGCATTGAGAGGATAAAGGTACAGTGGGACTATTCATCTTTATTGTATGTGGCTGCCATTGTTGAATTGAGTCTAGGTGGTCATATGTGTAGAGTTGAGCTCCTCCTCCTGCATTCACATGCGCTGaagtttttgtttccatttcagcTAATTTTGTATTTCTTCCCAAGTGTAATTGCATTACACATCATAAATGGATCAACCTTCTAAATTTTAAGGCGCAAAGTGCAACTATAAGGGGACAttggagaaaaaaagggaacaatATTGATTTATTATGTGCACCAGAAAGTATGTGAGGGTCACGAGAAAGTACCGTGtgctcattctttttttttttttttttgcattctgtTGTTATGATTcacagataataataataataataatgatggattagatttatatagcgcttttcaaggcacccaaagcgctttacgtTTGTGTCCTGAGCCGGACCCACCGGTGGAAATGGGGCTGAAGTAATATTcttgtaaaaggaaaaatgtaaagATTACAAGACAAAGATCAGGAAATGAATCTCAGCCATGTTTTAGTGAGCTACTGTTGTTTTCTAGTGTACTAACAAACCAGTTTGAATACTCTTCTGGTGAGAGTTTCAGAATTTGATCAAATTCAgaatttcatcagaaactgaaTGTGACATAAATTCAGACTTTATTCACCATTAAACTGACAGATTTTTCTGTGTTGGTGTTCATGTGTGATCCATTGTTTCCACAGGTATCCAAAGCCTCTGCAGACCTCATGAACTTCTGCAGTGAACATGCCAGAAACGATCCTCTCCTTATGGGCATTCCTGCTTCAGACAATCCcttcaaggaaaaaaaaccctgcaCTATATTGTAGTTGATGCCATGTggccttaatgtgtttttgttttcctttttttctcattaatgtTGCTGTATTCTTTGTGATGGGATGAGTGAGGGATGGACTGATCATATCATTACCACGTTACCAATTCAAACCATCTTTTTCTAAAAAGCAGTGATTTACACGAAGTGCATTGTCCATCATTCACAGAATCCACTGACCTGCTGCTGTTCAGCCTAAATGCTGACCACTAGCACAACTTGGCATTGCTCAGTCCTTCATCTGTCTACAGTCTCATCTTCACCGGGCAGCGACTGTTATTTGTCTCTCTGGTTTGCCTTAAACAGATACAAACAACCAAAGTTTTCCTCCTGTCTTTTAACAGTATGGTGAATAtcagcagcaggtcagctgatGTATTATTGATTTTGGTGCCTGGTGTTGAATGAAACGCCAAGTCAAAGTATTTTACAACTTATCTCAGCTGCAGCCGCTTCGACTGGCCAACGACGATCCGCATCCTGTCCAG harbors:
- the gng12a gene encoding guanine nucleotide-binding protein G(I)/G(S)/G(O) subunit gamma-12a, yielding MSSKLHSSNNIALARRTVQQLRIEASIERIKVSKASADLMNFCSEHARNDPLLMGIPASDNPFKEKKPCTIL